A genome region from Gardnerella vaginalis includes the following:
- a CDS encoding amino acid ABC transporter permease produces MAKKQEKSLLFDAPGPKALKKIRIANIVACAVFALIVIALLLRLSNPPEGENQLSWSLWNPAVEAEAWTDFYLPGLWMTLKASLLAVVGSIVFGLLFGLLRLLPNLFLRSISAVVVEFCRAVPVLLLMIFLWRGFAFAGINGASYWAVVLSLILYNGSVVAELVRSGVGNLPNGQREASLALGLSQYQSLTQIEMPQAIIAMLPAAVTQLVVVLKDTALGSIIMYTDLLQESRRLGSMYFNILQTLTVAAIVYFLICWALSWFAEWLPSKLSSRTAAPTEPEPVAPIAIMDPSNVNQIAVAKEVKELPYGGTPRKYHVHHRGTNASIHHWRRTRYLQGYDEHHLETGDENLDDSQNTNQDKNNKKHD; encoded by the coding sequence ATGGCAAAAAAACAAGAAAAATCTCTGTTATTTGATGCGCCTGGACCTAAGGCTTTAAAGAAGATTCGCATTGCAAATATTGTCGCGTGCGCTGTGTTTGCGCTTATTGTTATTGCTTTGCTTTTAAGACTTAGCAATCCTCCAGAAGGTGAAAACCAGCTTTCGTGGTCTTTGTGGAATCCTGCTGTAGAAGCAGAGGCATGGACTGATTTTTATCTTCCAGGATTGTGGATGACTCTTAAAGCTTCTCTTCTTGCCGTTGTGGGATCGATAGTTTTTGGACTTTTATTTGGTCTTTTAAGACTATTGCCTAACCTGTTTCTTCGCAGCATTTCTGCCGTTGTTGTTGAGTTTTGCCGCGCTGTGCCAGTGCTTTTGCTTATGATATTCCTTTGGCGAGGATTTGCGTTTGCAGGAATAAATGGTGCATCTTATTGGGCTGTTGTATTGTCTTTAATTTTATACAACGGTTCCGTTGTTGCAGAGCTAGTTCGATCTGGCGTTGGAAATCTTCCTAACGGTCAGCGTGAAGCGTCTTTGGCACTTGGACTATCTCAATATCAGTCTTTAACACAAATCGAAATGCCACAAGCTATCATCGCAATGCTCCCAGCAGCTGTGACTCAGCTTGTTGTTGTGTTAAAAGATACTGCATTAGGTTCCATCATTATGTACACTGATTTGCTCCAAGAATCTAGACGACTTGGATCAATGTACTTTAACATTTTGCAAACTTTGACTGTTGCTGCAATTGTGTACTTCTTAATTTGCTGGGCGCTTTCTTGGTTTGCTGAATGGCTTCCATCAAAGCTCAGTAGCAGAACTGCAGCTCCAACAGAGCCAGAACCTGTTGCTCCAATCGCAATTATGGATCCTTCTAACGTGAACCAAATTGCTGTTGCTAAGGAAGTTAAAGAGCTTCCGTATGGTGGAACTCCTAGAAAGTACCACGTGCATCACCGCGGTACAAACGCTTCTATTCACCATTGGCGTCGTACTCGTTACTTGCAAGGCTACGATGAGCATCATCTAGAAACTGGTGACGAGAATCTAGATGATAGTCAAAATACTAACCAAGATAAAAATAATAAAAAGCATGATTAA
- a CDS encoding ABC transporter permease subunit (The N-terminal region of this protein, as described by TIGR01726, is a three transmembrane segment that identifies a subfamily of ABC transporter permease subunits, which specificities that include histidine, arginine, glutamine, glutamate, L-cystine (sic), the opines (in Agrobacterium) octopine and nopaline, etc.), with protein MQDFVQLFTSYNIPGAFLVNIEITLWSVLFSTILGVILVMMRICPIHSLRIIASAYVEFFKNMPLTIIMVFMVLGVYAQLKLGFSTVFSINFFWLAIAGLSFYTAAFVCESLRSGLNTVPLGQAEACRALGLNFFQSAFNVILPQTFCGSVAPLGNTFIALLKNSTVAAAASVATETSTLMSEMIERHADLIVPIFLIFACGYIVLIIPIGIFTTYLSNKLAVRR; from the coding sequence ATGCAAGACTTTGTGCAATTATTTACCTCGTACAATATTCCAGGAGCATTCTTGGTAAATATTGAAATCACATTATGGAGTGTGCTATTTTCCACGATTCTTGGTGTGATTTTAGTTATGATGAGGATTTGCCCAATTCATTCGCTTCGCATTATTGCAAGCGCATATGTTGAGTTCTTTAAGAATATGCCTCTAACTATAATCATGGTATTTATGGTTCTTGGCGTATACGCTCAGCTAAAGCTCGGTTTCTCAACTGTTTTCAGCATAAACTTCTTCTGGCTTGCTATAGCTGGTTTGAGTTTCTACACTGCAGCATTTGTTTGCGAATCTTTAAGATCTGGTTTAAATACTGTACCTTTGGGTCAGGCAGAAGCATGTAGAGCGCTTGGACTTAACTTCTTCCAATCAGCTTTTAATGTGATTTTGCCTCAAACATTTTGCGGATCTGTAGCACCTCTTGGAAACACTTTTATTGCGTTGCTTAAAAATTCTACTGTTGCCGCAGCTGCATCCGTAGCAACTGAAACATCTACTCTTATGAGTGAGATGATTGAAAGGCACGCAGATTTGATTGTTCCAATCTTTTTGATTTTTGCGTGCGGATATATTGTGTTGATTATTCCAATCGGTATTTTCACAACTTATTTGTCTAATAAGCTTGCGGTTAGAAGGTGA
- a CDS encoding glutamate ABC transporter substrate-binding protein, producing the protein MKYLHNIALKCKRCRLGLRHTYRVILSMLCVMCCIFPLTACSRNSRNDVIRIGIKFDQPGLGFKKSGTYVGFDVDVAKYVAKKLGYSEDRIVWKESPSKQREAMLQNGDVDMIVATYSITDARKNTVSFAGPYFIAGQDLLVRKDEHKVSGPDDLDGKRLCSVTGSTSAIVIKEKYSSKVQLMQQPGYAECATALFSGIVDAVTTDDIILAGLATASRGRLKLVSKPFTEEHYGIGIKKGNTKLAKRINNALKDMIKNGSWKRALDDNMHGTGFKPNAKYNPPVPNEGEE; encoded by the coding sequence ATGAAATATTTACACAATATTGCGCTTAAGTGTAAGCGTTGCAGACTGGGATTAAGGCACACGTATCGTGTAATTTTATCTATGCTTTGCGTAATGTGCTGCATTTTCCCTCTTACTGCTTGCAGTAGAAATAGTCGCAACGATGTAATACGAATTGGTATTAAGTTTGATCAGCCTGGTCTTGGCTTTAAAAAGTCTGGAACCTACGTTGGTTTTGATGTAGACGTTGCAAAGTACGTTGCCAAAAAGTTGGGTTACTCCGAAGATAGGATTGTTTGGAAGGAATCGCCTTCAAAACAGCGCGAAGCAATGCTTCAAAATGGCGATGTTGATATGATTGTTGCAACATATTCCATAACAGATGCTAGAAAAAACACTGTTTCTTTTGCAGGACCATATTTTATTGCAGGTCAAGATTTATTAGTTCGTAAAGATGAGCATAAAGTAAGCGGTCCAGATGATTTAGACGGAAAGCGTTTATGCTCAGTAACTGGTTCTACGTCTGCAATAGTTATTAAAGAGAAATACTCTTCAAAAGTACAACTTATGCAACAGCCTGGCTATGCGGAGTGTGCAACGGCATTATTCTCTGGAATCGTAGACGCTGTTACAACAGACGATATTATTCTTGCCGGTCTTGCTACAGCTTCTAGAGGCAGACTAAAACTTGTTAGTAAGCCATTTACTGAAGAACACTACGGCATTGGCATTAAAAAAGGAAACACGAAGCTAGCTAAGCGCATTAATAATGCTCTTAAAGACATGATTAAAAATGGTTCATGGAAAAGGGCTTTAGACGATAACATGCACGGAACTGGTTTTAAGCCAAACGCAAAGTATAATCCGCCAGTACCAAATGAGGGGGAGGAGTAA
- a CDS encoding amino acid ABC transporter ATP-binding protein, with translation MDTKLNNTKKLAQPLVELSHVEKHYGKLHVLKDINLTVNKGEVLVIIGPSGSGKSTMCRTINRLETIDSGDIRIDGKPLPQEGKELAALRAEVGMVFQSFNLFANKTILENVTLAPIKVRHMEQQEAESLAMDLLARVGVDNQANKMPSQLSGGQQQRVAIARALAMHPKVMLFDEPTSALDPEMVNEVLDVMVELAKEGMTMICVTHEMGFARKAADKIVFMADGRILEQNTPEEFFENPKTDRAKDFLSKILTH, from the coding sequence ATGGATACTAAATTAAACAACACAAAAAAATTAGCACAGCCGTTGGTGGAACTTAGCCACGTTGAAAAACACTATGGTAAGCTTCACGTTTTAAAAGATATTAACTTGACAGTTAATAAAGGCGAAGTGCTTGTAATTATTGGACCGTCTGGCTCTGGCAAGTCAACAATGTGCAGGACGATTAATCGTCTTGAAACTATTGACTCTGGAGATATTCGCATTGATGGTAAGCCTCTTCCTCAAGAAGGAAAAGAGCTTGCTGCATTGCGTGCAGAAGTAGGAATGGTGTTCCAGTCTTTTAATCTTTTTGCAAACAAGACGATTCTAGAAAATGTTACTCTTGCTCCTATTAAGGTTCGTCATATGGAGCAGCAAGAAGCAGAAAGTTTGGCAATGGATCTTCTTGCTAGAGTTGGCGTTGATAATCAAGCTAACAAAATGCCTTCTCAGCTTTCTGGTGGTCAGCAGCAGCGAGTTGCAATTGCTCGCGCACTTGCAATGCATCCAAAGGTGATGCTTTTCGACGAACCTACATCTGCACTTGATCCAGAAATGGTTAACGAAGTTCTTGATGTTATGGTTGAGCTTGCAAAAGAAGGCATGACAATGATTTGCGTTACTCACGAAATGGGCTTTGCTCGTAAAGCAGCAGACAAAATCGTGTTTATGGCAGATGGTCGAATTCTTGAGCAAAATACGCCAGAAGAGTTCTTTGAAAATCCAAAGACAGACAGAGCAAAAGACTTCCTTTCAAAGATTTTGACTCATTAA
- the aspS gene encoding aspartate--tRNA ligase: MSQTAYRTHHAVEVTETLVGQNVTIAGWVDRRRDHGGVAFVDVRDNTGLVQVVIYDEETARPLRSEFVVQVTGEVRLRPDGNENDHLATGKIEIVANKVTILAKSDALPFQVSTALENESENKLPSEDVRLKYRYLDLRRPSMQRNLKLRSDMAKAARHALEDMDFTEVETPTFIKSTPEGARDFVVPARLVPGSWYALPQSPQLLKQLLMVSGVERYYQLARCYRDEDFRADRQPEFTQLDMEMSFASQEDVMAMAERVIAAIWKEAGHEITLPLPRITWQEAMDKYGSDKPDLRFGNPLIELTDFFKNTPFRVFQAPYVGAVLFKGGAETPRRQFDAWQDWAKQRGAKGLAYVVFGEDGELKGPVAKNLSEEERAGLKEAVGAQDGDAVFFAAGSRESSQLLLGAVRVELASRAGLLHPDEFAFTWVVDFPLFKRTDDPDDDDVAVGHSKWTSMHHPFTMPSADWIDKFDKDPEHAMSDSYDIVCNGNEMGGGSVRIHRDDIQDRVLNVLGIDKAEADEKFGFLLEAFKYGAPPHAGIALGWDRTAAILAGASSIRDVIAFPKAGGGRDPLTGAPAPISDEQRAETGVDYDPEEDE, encoded by the coding sequence ATGAGCCAGACGGCGTATCGCACACACCATGCCGTTGAAGTGACTGAGACCTTGGTCGGACAGAACGTAACCATTGCTGGTTGGGTTGATCGTCGCCGTGATCACGGTGGCGTCGCTTTCGTAGATGTTCGTGACAACACAGGCTTAGTGCAGGTTGTTATTTACGATGAGGAAACTGCGCGACCATTGCGTAGTGAATTTGTTGTTCAGGTTACTGGTGAGGTTCGCCTGCGTCCAGATGGAAATGAAAATGATCATTTAGCAACAGGAAAAATCGAAATTGTTGCAAATAAAGTAACAATTCTCGCTAAGTCCGACGCGTTGCCATTCCAGGTTTCTACAGCTTTGGAAAACGAGTCCGAAAACAAGCTTCCAAGCGAAGATGTTCGTTTGAAGTATCGTTATCTTGATTTGCGCCGCCCATCAATGCAGCGCAATTTGAAGCTTCGCTCTGATATGGCTAAAGCTGCTCGTCACGCTTTGGAAGATATGGACTTTACGGAAGTTGAAACACCAACATTTATTAAGTCCACTCCAGAAGGCGCGCGCGACTTTGTTGTTCCAGCACGTTTGGTTCCAGGATCTTGGTACGCGCTTCCACAGTCTCCTCAGCTTTTAAAGCAGTTGCTTATGGTTTCTGGCGTTGAACGCTACTATCAGCTTGCCCGCTGCTATCGCGATGAAGACTTCCGTGCGGACCGTCAGCCTGAGTTTACTCAGCTCGATATGGAAATGAGCTTTGCAAGCCAAGAAGATGTTATGGCTATGGCAGAGCGCGTTATTGCTGCTATTTGGAAGGAAGCAGGTCACGAAATCACTCTTCCTTTGCCTCGTATTACTTGGCAGGAAGCTATGGATAAGTATGGTTCCGACAAGCCAGATTTGCGTTTTGGAAACCCACTTATTGAGTTGACTGATTTCTTTAAAAACACTCCATTCCGCGTATTCCAAGCTCCTTACGTTGGTGCTGTGCTATTTAAGGGCGGTGCTGAAACTCCTCGTCGTCAGTTTGACGCTTGGCAGGATTGGGCTAAGCAGCGTGGAGCTAAAGGGTTGGCTTACGTTGTATTTGGTGAAGATGGCGAGTTGAAGGGCCCTGTTGCTAAGAATCTTAGTGAAGAAGAGCGTGCAGGTCTTAAGGAAGCTGTTGGAGCGCAAGATGGCGATGCAGTGTTCTTCGCTGCAGGAAGCCGCGAGTCTTCGCAGCTTTTGCTCGGTGCTGTTCGTGTAGAACTTGCTAGCCGCGCAGGATTGCTTCACCCAGATGAGTTTGCTTTCACTTGGGTTGTTGACTTCCCGCTGTTCAAGCGCACGGATGATCCAGACGATGACGATGTTGCAGTCGGCCACTCCAAGTGGACTTCTATGCACCATCCGTTTACAATGCCATCTGCTGATTGGATTGATAAGTTCGATAAAGATCCAGAGCATGCTATGAGCGATTCTTATGATATCGTGTGCAACGGTAACGAAATGGGCGGTGGCTCCGTTCGTATTCACCGCGACGATATTCAGGATCGCGTTCTTAACGTTCTTGGAATCGATAAGGCTGAAGCTGACGAAAAGTTCGGCTTCTTGCTCGAAGCATTTAAGTATGGTGCTCCACCTCACGCTGGTATTGCTTTGGGCTGGGATCGTACTGCTGCAATTCTTGCAGGCGCAAGCTCGATTCGCGACGTAATCGCCTTCCCTAAGGCTGGTGGCGGACGCGACCCTCTAACTGGCGCTCCTGCTCCAATTTCTGACGAACAGCGTGCTGAAACTGGCGTTGATTACGATCCAGAAGAAGACGAGTAA
- the hisS gene encoding histidine--tRNA ligase — protein sequence MVQGSSISGFPEWLPSERAVEQRVMDTLREVFELNGFIGIETRAVEQGSSLLKKGETSKEIYLLSRLQEVGHESDTPVENRIGLHFDLTVPLSRYVVEHTGDLAFPFKRWQMQKVWRGERPQEGRFREFVQADIDVVGNGDLPSHYEVELPLVMVEALERLREFGLPKATVHANNRKLSEGFYRGIGLSDIEGVLREIDKLDKIGAEEVAKLLVKECGATESQAAACLELAELTAETGDELKSRFDELCDKHDISRSEDNESYTLASQGVETLAMIVDDAAKIRPGAVVADLKIARGLDYYTGSVYETFLNGAESLGSICSGGRYDNLVSQGNKKYPGVGLSIGLSRLLSYMLHTAGATVSRVSPAAVLVAVWNEEDRSACNEIARKLRSRGIAADVSPSAAKLGKQIKYADKLGIPYVWFPADSADSESIHDEVKNIITGEQVSADVTSWQPDTVYARQTVSCAQ from the coding sequence ATGGTACAAGGCTCATCAATATCTGGTTTTCCAGAGTGGCTTCCTAGTGAGCGCGCTGTTGAACAGCGTGTTATGGACACATTGCGGGAAGTATTTGAATTAAATGGTTTTATAGGCATTGAAACTCGTGCTGTTGAGCAGGGTTCAAGTCTGTTAAAAAAAGGCGAAACTAGCAAAGAAATCTATCTTTTGTCTAGATTGCAAGAGGTGGGGCATGAAAGCGACACTCCTGTTGAAAATAGAATAGGTTTGCATTTTGATTTAACAGTTCCTCTTAGTCGTTATGTTGTTGAACACACTGGCGATTTAGCTTTTCCTTTTAAGCGCTGGCAGATGCAAAAAGTTTGGCGCGGCGAACGTCCGCAAGAAGGACGCTTCCGTGAATTTGTTCAAGCAGATATTGATGTTGTGGGAAATGGTGATTTGCCGTCTCACTACGAAGTGGAGCTTCCTCTTGTTATGGTAGAAGCACTTGAGCGTTTGCGCGAATTCGGATTACCTAAAGCCACTGTTCATGCCAATAATCGTAAGCTTTCTGAAGGTTTTTATCGCGGTATTGGTTTAAGCGATATTGAGGGAGTTCTTCGAGAAATCGACAAACTCGACAAAATTGGCGCTGAAGAAGTTGCTAAGCTTTTGGTAAAAGAGTGCGGAGCTACTGAATCTCAAGCTGCTGCATGTTTAGAATTGGCTGAACTTACTGCCGAAACAGGAGATGAGTTGAAGTCTCGTTTCGACGAATTATGCGATAAGCATGATATTTCTCGCAGTGAAGATAACGAGTCGTACACTTTAGCTTCACAGGGTGTTGAAACTCTTGCAATGATTGTGGATGACGCAGCAAAAATTCGTCCAGGTGCTGTTGTGGCAGATTTGAAGATTGCGCGAGGATTGGATTATTACACAGGTTCCGTGTATGAAACATTCTTAAATGGTGCTGAATCCCTTGGATCAATCTGCTCTGGCGGACGCTACGACAATCTTGTTTCTCAAGGTAATAAAAAGTATCCAGGCGTAGGTCTTTCTATAGGACTTTCGCGTTTACTTTCTTATATGCTTCACACAGCTGGTGCCACTGTTTCCCGTGTTTCTCCTGCTGCAGTATTGGTGGCGGTTTGGAATGAGGAAGATAGGTCTGCTTGTAACGAGATTGCTCGAAAGCTTCGTTCTAGAGGAATTGCTGCTGATGTTTCTCCAAGTGCAGCAAAACTTGGTAAGCAGATAAAATATGCAGATAAGTTAGGTATTCCTTATGTGTGGTTCCCAGCTGATAGTGCAGATTCTGAATCTATCCATGATGAAGTGAAGAATATTATTACTGGGGAACAAGTTTCTGCAGACGTCACGTCTTGGCAACCAGATACTGTTTATGCCCGGCAGACTGTTTCTTGCGCTCAATAA
- a CDS encoding DUF349 domain-containing protein produces the protein MTEQTKPEETTKQTTPKPHAPSPANFANKARVVAAVPTISYSDEDVKTAKTFGRVDENGNVYVREGADEREVGQYSTGTPEDALTFYVHRYLDLKIKLDLFEKRLESSNVRPKEIDETLATLEADLKEPSVVGDIAALNARHAELQAKAASKKEELAKARKDELDKALKERTAIVEQAETLVAQIGDSTNWRSLSDKLRSLFDKWQQHQRTTIHLNKADADALWQRFSKARSAFTQARNAWVKERDTERNTAKEIKEAIIAEAESLKESTKWRETSMKFNALMDRWKKAGNAGRQHDDELWAKFREAADTFYHARQEDREKMNAGEKENLSKKEALLVKAEALLPVKDEEAAKAARKALSEIQEEWDKIGFVPREDMRRIESRLNDVDKKIKAVEDAAWKDADPEADARKSSFATQLKAQLEELDSKIASEKDAKRKAKLQAEKATKEQWLNAIK, from the coding sequence GTGACCGAACAGACTAAACCTGAAGAAACTACTAAACAAACTACCCCAAAGCCGCATGCGCCGTCGCCTGCAAACTTTGCTAACAAGGCTCGCGTTGTTGCTGCAGTTCCAACTATCTCGTATAGCGACGAAGATGTTAAAACCGCTAAAACCTTTGGGCGAGTTGATGAAAATGGAAACGTTTATGTTCGTGAAGGAGCTGACGAACGCGAAGTAGGTCAGTATTCTACTGGTACTCCAGAAGATGCTTTGACTTTCTACGTACATCGTTATCTTGACTTAAAAATCAAGCTTGATCTTTTCGAAAAAAGACTTGAGTCGTCTAATGTGAGACCTAAGGAAATTGATGAGACTTTAGCTACTTTAGAGGCAGATCTTAAAGAGCCATCGGTAGTTGGAGACATCGCTGCTTTGAACGCTCGACACGCCGAATTGCAGGCTAAGGCTGCATCTAAAAAAGAAGAACTTGCAAAAGCTCGCAAAGATGAATTAGATAAAGCTCTTAAAGAACGTACTGCTATTGTTGAACAAGCAGAAACATTAGTTGCTCAAATAGGTGATTCTACAAATTGGCGTTCGCTTTCAGATAAGCTTCGTTCCCTGTTTGACAAGTGGCAGCAACATCAGCGCACTACTATCCATCTTAATAAGGCGGATGCTGACGCTTTGTGGCAGCGATTTTCTAAAGCTCGTTCTGCTTTCACTCAAGCACGCAACGCTTGGGTTAAGGAACGTGATACTGAAAGAAATACTGCTAAAGAAATTAAGGAAGCCATTATTGCTGAAGCTGAAAGCTTGAAGGAATCAACTAAATGGCGTGAAACTTCTATGAAGTTTAATGCTTTGATGGATCGCTGGAAGAAGGCTGGAAATGCTGGTCGTCAGCACGACGATGAGTTATGGGCTAAATTCCGCGAAGCTGCAGACACATTCTATCATGCTCGTCAAGAAGATAGAGAAAAGATGAATGCTGGTGAAAAAGAAAATCTTTCCAAGAAGGAAGCTTTGCTTGTTAAGGCAGAAGCTCTTCTTCCTGTTAAAGATGAAGAAGCAGCAAAAGCAGCTCGCAAAGCATTGTCTGAGATTCAAGAAGAATGGGACAAGATTGGTTTTGTTCCACGCGAAGATATGCGCAGAATTGAGTCCCGCTTAAATGATGTGGATAAGAAGATTAAGGCTGTTGAAGATGCTGCTTGGAAAGATGCTGACCCAGAGGCAGATGCTCGTAAGTCTAGTTTTGCTACACAATTGAAGGCTCAGCTCGAGGAGCTTGATTCTAAGATTGCAAGTGAAAAAGATGCAAAGCGTAAGGCTAAGCTTCAGGCTGAAAAAGCTACAAAAGAACAATGGTTGAATGCTATTAAGTAA
- a CDS encoding Mrp/NBP35 family ATP-binding protein produces the protein MSSTIELETRIYDLLGSVIDPELGRSVTELNMVTGIHVSEKQNVTGVCDFDNSYPTYDVTISIELTVPDCPLAQVITQRIQSAVKKYPNANLVPHVNISAMSKDKLAKLVSDLKEERKENPFNKNGVKTRIFAIASGKGGVGKSSITANLAATFAALGYKTAAIDADVYGFSLPRMFGVTSQPTNLNGMLMPVEAWGVKLISIGMFAGTDRAILWRGPRLQRSLEQFLCDVWWADPDVLLLDLAPGTGDMALAVAQSLPNVELVVVTTPQPSASDVAVRAGLMALQIPVNVRGVVENMSWFENNGARLEIFGSGGGKRVSDQLCKALGKNVPLLAQIPLDTSIREIGESGRPAVLKEDGSLANSQLANTFIQFAKALMETVK, from the coding sequence ATGAGCAGCACTATTGAACTCGAAACTCGCATTTACGATCTATTAGGAAGTGTTATTGATCCAGAATTAGGTCGTTCAGTTACTGAACTAAATATGGTAACTGGCATACACGTAAGTGAAAAACAAAATGTCACTGGTGTATGCGATTTTGATAACTCTTATCCAACTTATGATGTGACTATAAGCATAGAACTTACTGTTCCAGATTGTCCTCTAGCACAAGTAATTACACAGAGAATTCAATCAGCTGTAAAAAAATATCCTAATGCAAATCTCGTTCCTCACGTAAATATAAGCGCTATGAGTAAGGATAAGCTTGCAAAGCTTGTTTCGGATTTGAAAGAGGAACGTAAAGAAAATCCTTTTAATAAAAATGGCGTTAAAACAAGAATTTTTGCTATAGCATCTGGAAAAGGGGGAGTTGGAAAATCCTCCATAACTGCCAATTTAGCAGCCACTTTCGCGGCTCTTGGATACAAAACAGCAGCAATAGATGCAGACGTTTATGGATTTTCTCTACCGCGCATGTTTGGTGTTACAAGTCAGCCTACTAATTTGAATGGCATGCTTATGCCAGTAGAAGCTTGGGGGGTTAAACTGATTTCTATTGGAATGTTTGCTGGAACAGATCGTGCGATTTTGTGGCGTGGTCCTCGCTTGCAACGTTCTCTTGAACAGTTTCTTTGCGACGTTTGGTGGGCAGACCCAGATGTGCTTCTTTTAGATTTGGCGCCTGGAACTGGAGATATGGCTTTGGCTGTTGCCCAATCATTGCCTAATGTGGAGCTTGTGGTCGTTACAACTCCTCAGCCTAGTGCTTCAGATGTTGCCGTTAGAGCAGGGCTTATGGCGTTGCAAATTCCAGTTAATGTGCGTGGAGTTGTAGAAAATATGAGTTGGTTTGAAAATAATGGAGCGCGCTTGGAAATTTTTGGTTCAGGTGGCGGAAAACGCGTTAGTGACCAGCTTTGTAAAGCTCTTGGTAAGAATGTTCCTCTTTTAGCACAAATTCCGTTAGATACGAGTATTAGAGAAATTGGAGAGTCTGGAAGACCTGCAGTTCTTAAAGAGGACGGAAGTCTAGCAAATTCACAATTAGCTAACACCTTTATTCAATTTGCAAAGGCTTTAATGGAAACTGTTAAATAA